The following proteins come from a genomic window of Streptomyces sp. NBC_01716:
- a CDS encoding bifunctional glycosyltransferase/CDP-glycerol:glycerophosphate glycerophosphotransferase translates to MARFSIIVPAYKVQAYLQECLRSVLDQTYEDFELIAVDDGSPDACGTIIDETAATDPRVVAVHLPENEGLGPARNAGMNRATGDYLIFLDGDDTLTPGALQTIADRLKETDGPDVLVYDYARTYWSGEVVRNVLSDLLDESGPAPFRLTDRPGLLRVLMVVWNKAYSREYIERQGFSFPPGYYEDTPWTFPVLMAAESIATLDRVCVHYRQRRQGNILSTTSRKHFDIFDQYDRVFAFIDSRPALDDWRPVLFRRMLDHFSKLVAAGGRLPRRSRPEFFRRARAHHRRHRTPGSAPLLRARLRHTLLRFGAHRTYRALWTAQHLQLGAHRVATTLGRAVRAGALQLHYRIQRCLPVRENRAVFAAYDGRGYACNPAAIEEKVRELAPHILTSWIGRAEYHHTVPTATRKLRPGSFGYWTALARDKYLVNNVNFDPRLVKRPRQILLQTHHGTPLKSMGLDLQDHPAAARRTEFDRLLAGADQWDYSLSANRHSTLVWEKAYPTGHTALEYGYPRNDVFQRATSADVDRLRESLGIPDGFTAVLYAPTQRDYRRTPYVPLDLERLAQALGPRFVVLTRAHHTYEAPLPHTPHPRIIDVSGHHRVESLCLAADALITDYSSLMFDYVNLDRPVVIHIDDWDAYEAARGTYFDVRSFPPGVVARDEQDLIDIFTTDHWRGSRSTQLRAAFRARFCPYDDGLAAERVVRRVFLGETTGLPAPVPLEKRTPAPSPLSLPQQRHGRNMSDAGR, encoded by the coding sequence ATGGCCCGGTTCAGCATCATCGTCCCCGCGTACAAGGTCCAGGCGTACTTGCAGGAGTGTCTGCGGTCGGTGCTCGACCAGACCTATGAGGATTTCGAACTCATCGCCGTGGACGACGGATCACCCGACGCCTGCGGGACAATTATCGACGAGACCGCCGCCACCGACCCTCGTGTGGTCGCCGTGCATCTGCCGGAGAACGAGGGCCTCGGGCCCGCCCGTAACGCCGGAATGAACCGGGCCACGGGCGACTACCTGATCTTCCTCGACGGCGACGACACCCTCACCCCCGGCGCGCTCCAGACCATCGCGGACCGGCTCAAGGAGACCGACGGGCCCGATGTCCTCGTCTACGACTACGCCCGTACGTACTGGTCCGGCGAGGTCGTGCGGAACGTCCTTTCCGACCTGCTCGACGAGAGCGGCCCCGCGCCCTTCCGACTCACCGACCGGCCGGGCCTGTTGAGGGTGCTGATGGTGGTCTGGAACAAGGCGTACAGCCGCGAGTACATCGAACGGCAGGGCTTCTCCTTCCCGCCGGGTTATTACGAGGACACGCCCTGGACCTTTCCCGTCCTGATGGCCGCCGAGTCGATCGCGACGCTCGACCGCGTCTGTGTGCACTACCGGCAGCGGCGCCAGGGCAACATCCTGTCCACCACCAGCCGCAAGCATTTCGACATCTTCGACCAGTACGACCGCGTCTTCGCCTTCATCGACTCACGGCCCGCGCTCGACGACTGGCGCCCCGTTCTGTTCCGGCGGATGCTCGACCACTTCTCCAAACTCGTCGCGGCGGGCGGGCGGTTGCCGCGCCGCAGCCGTCCCGAGTTCTTCCGCAGGGCCCGCGCCCACCACCGCCGGCACCGCACCCCGGGCTCGGCGCCGCTGCTGCGGGCCCGGCTGCGGCACACCCTGCTGCGGTTCGGCGCCCACCGCACGTACCGCGCCCTGTGGACGGCGCAGCATCTGCAACTCGGCGCCCACCGGGTCGCCACGACGCTCGGCCGGGCCGTGCGCGCGGGGGCACTGCAACTGCACTACCGGATCCAACGGTGCCTGCCGGTACGGGAGAACAGGGCGGTCTTCGCGGCGTACGACGGCCGGGGTTACGCCTGCAACCCGGCGGCCATCGAGGAGAAGGTCCGCGAACTCGCCCCGCACATCTTGACGTCGTGGATCGGGCGCGCCGAGTACCACCACACGGTGCCCACCGCCACACGCAAGCTGCGCCCCGGCAGCTTCGGCTACTGGACGGCGCTCGCCCGCGACAAGTACCTCGTCAACAACGTCAACTTCGACCCGCGCCTCGTCAAGCGCCCGCGGCAGATCCTCCTCCAGACGCACCACGGCACCCCGCTCAAGTCCATGGGCCTGGACCTCCAGGACCACCCGGCCGCCGCCCGCCGTACGGAGTTCGACCGGCTCCTCGCGGGCGCCGACCAGTGGGACTACTCCCTCTCGGCGAACCGTCACTCCACCCTGGTCTGGGAGAAGGCCTATCCGACCGGGCACACGGCGCTCGAATACGGCTATCCGCGCAACGACGTGTTCCAGCGGGCCACTTCGGCCGACGTCGACCGGCTGCGGGAGTCGCTGGGCATCCCCGACGGCTTCACGGCGGTGCTGTACGCCCCCACGCAGCGCGACTACCGGCGCACCCCGTACGTCCCGCTGGACCTGGAGCGGCTCGCCCAGGCGCTGGGCCCGCGCTTCGTGGTGCTGACCCGCGCCCACCACACGTACGAAGCCCCTCTGCCGCACACCCCGCACCCGCGCATCATCGACGTGTCGGGCCACCACCGGGTCGAGTCGCTGTGCCTGGCCGCGGACGCGCTCATCACGGACTACTCGTCGCTGATGTTCGACTACGTGAATCTGGACCGGCCCGTGGTGATCCACATCGACGACTGGGACGCGTACGAGGCGGCCCGCGGCACCTACTTCGACGTCCGGTCCTTCCCGCCGGGCGTGGTGGCACGCGACGAGCAGGACCTGATCGACATCTTCACCACCGACCACTGGCGCGGCTCCCGCTCGACCCAGCTCCGCGCCGCCTTCCGGGCCCGCTTCTGCCCGTACGACGACGGGCTGGCGGCGGAGCGGGTCGTACGCCGGGTCTTCCTGGGCGAGACGACGGGCCTCCCCGCCCCGGTCCCCCTGGAAAAACGCACCCCGGCGCCGTCCCCGCTGTCCCTGCCCCAGCAGCGCCACGGCCGGAACATGTCGGACGCGGGGCGCTGA
- a CDS encoding carbohydrate ABC transporter permease has product MSTTDTAVQAKQPLPADTTAKAKPSLSSRMAGKAGSGVVQVFLVLVALFWMMPTIGLLISSLRGSSDIAASGWWEVFTKPAQLTTENYSELLSNDIITNSLWSTVMITVPSTVLVVVIGSLAGYAFAWMDFPGRDWWFMLVVGLLVVPVQVALIPVSELFGEIGIFETTFGVVMFHVAFGLPFAIFLLRNFFAEIPRELLEAARLDGAGEIRLFARVVMPLGGPAIASLGIFQFLWVWNDMLVALIFADSDSPPITVALQQQVRQFGNNIDVLAPGAFLSMIIPLAVFFLFQRQFVSGVMAGAVK; this is encoded by the coding sequence ATGAGTACGACTGACACAGCGGTACAGGCGAAGCAGCCCCTGCCGGCGGACACGACGGCCAAGGCGAAGCCGTCCCTGTCCTCCCGGATGGCGGGGAAGGCGGGCAGCGGTGTCGTCCAGGTCTTCCTCGTCCTGGTGGCCCTGTTCTGGATGATGCCGACGATCGGTCTGCTGATCTCCTCGCTGCGCGGCTCGTCGGACATCGCGGCGAGCGGCTGGTGGGAGGTCTTCACCAAGCCGGCGCAGCTCACCACCGAGAACTACTCGGAGCTGCTCTCCAACGACATCATCACCAACTCCCTGTGGTCCACGGTGATGATCACGGTCCCGTCGACGGTGCTGGTCGTGGTGATCGGCTCGCTCGCCGGCTACGCGTTCGCGTGGATGGACTTCCCCGGCCGCGACTGGTGGTTCATGCTCGTCGTCGGTCTGCTGGTGGTGCCGGTGCAGGTCGCCCTCATCCCGGTCTCCGAACTCTTCGGCGAGATCGGGATCTTCGAGACGACCTTCGGCGTGGTGATGTTCCACGTCGCCTTCGGACTCCCCTTCGCGATCTTCCTGTTGAGGAACTTCTTCGCGGAGATCCCGCGGGAGCTCCTGGAGGCGGCGAGGCTCGACGGCGCGGGCGAGATCCGGCTCTTCGCCCGGGTCGTGATGCCGCTCGGCGGTCCCGCCATCGCCTCGCTCGGCATCTTCCAGTTCCTCTGGGTCTGGAACGACATGCTGGTGGCCCTGATCTTCGCGGACTCCGACTCGCCGCCGATCACGGTCGCCCTCCAGCAGCAGGTACGGCAGTTCGGCAACAACATCGATGTGCTGGCGCCCGGCGCCTTCCTCTCGATGATCATCCCGCTGGCCGTCTTCTTCCTGTTCCAGCGGCAGTTCGTCTCCGGGGTCATGGCGGGGGCGGTCAAGTAG
- a CDS encoding carbohydrate ABC transporter permease, protein MTSATTGGADTSVPVPPPPAKGKRKSVTGTRKGLAVAFLLPALVLLGALVVYPIGFSVYRSFLDQSGDNFAGFDNYVEIFTEDTIRTAIKNNLIWVVVAPTVATALGLIFAVLTERVRWGTAFKLIVFMPMAISMLASGIIFRLVYEQAPERGIANAVAVGVHDTFSESAGYPKARPLPVHPLKAGDAKGSFVTKAPVSAGTPVLIPLVGVPPDKMPSDAEPARAAESGGEGITGTAWLDFTKGGGGKPNVVDSKELGLGGLKIEAVKDGKVVASASAASDGTFTLPASADGAVLQLPETNFREPYNGVDWLGPSLVTPAIIGSYLWMWAGFAMVLIGAGLASMPRELLEAARVDGANEWNVFRRITVPLLAPVLAVVMVTLMINVLKIFDLVLIIAPGSSQDDANVLALQLYRSSFGTDANVGVGSAIAVFLLLLVIPVMLFNIRRMQKENRR, encoded by the coding sequence GTGACATCGGCGACAACAGGGGGCGCCGACACCTCGGTGCCGGTGCCCCCGCCCCCCGCCAAGGGGAAGCGCAAGAGCGTGACAGGCACACGTAAAGGCCTCGCGGTGGCGTTCCTGCTGCCCGCGCTGGTCCTGCTGGGCGCGCTCGTGGTCTACCCGATCGGGTTCTCCGTCTACAGGTCGTTCCTCGACCAGTCCGGCGACAACTTCGCGGGCTTCGACAACTACGTGGAGATATTCACCGAGGACACCATCCGGACCGCGATCAAGAACAACTTGATCTGGGTGGTGGTGGCCCCGACGGTCGCCACCGCGCTCGGTCTGATCTTCGCGGTGCTCACCGAACGGGTGCGCTGGGGAACGGCGTTCAAGCTGATCGTCTTCATGCCGATGGCGATCTCGATGCTCGCGTCGGGCATCATCTTCCGGCTGGTGTACGAGCAGGCCCCGGAGCGCGGCATCGCCAACGCCGTCGCCGTGGGCGTGCACGACACGTTCTCCGAATCGGCCGGCTACCCCAAGGCCCGCCCGCTGCCGGTGCATCCGCTGAAGGCGGGCGACGCCAAGGGCTCGTTCGTCACCAAGGCGCCGGTCTCGGCGGGCACTCCGGTGCTGATCCCGCTGGTCGGCGTACCGCCGGACAAGATGCCGTCCGACGCCGAGCCGGCCAGGGCGGCCGAGAGCGGCGGCGAGGGGATCACCGGCACCGCCTGGCTGGACTTCACCAAGGGCGGCGGCGGCAAGCCCAATGTCGTCGATTCCAAGGAACTCGGCCTGGGCGGCCTGAAGATCGAGGCGGTCAAGGACGGCAAGGTCGTCGCGTCGGCCAGCGCCGCTTCCGACGGTACGTTCACCCTGCCGGCCTCGGCCGACGGAGCCGTACTCCAGCTGCCCGAGACCAACTTCAGGGAGCCGTACAACGGCGTGGACTGGCTCGGCCCGTCCCTCGTGACCCCCGCGATCATCGGCAGCTATCTGTGGATGTGGGCGGGCTTCGCGATGGTGCTGATCGGCGCCGGTCTGGCGAGCATGCCGCGTGAACTCCTGGAGGCGGCACGGGTCGACGGCGCGAACGAGTGGAACGTGTTCCGCCGGATCACCGTCCCGCTGCTGGCGCCGGTCCTGGCCGTCGTCATGGTCACCCTGATGATCAATGTGCTGAAGATCTTCGACCTGGTACTGATCATCGCGCCAGGCTCCTCCCAGGACGACGCGAACGTGCTGGCGCTCCAGCTCTACCGCTCGTCGTTCGGCACGGACGCCAACGTCGGCGTGGGCAGCGCGATCGCCGTATTCCTCCTGCTGCTCGTGATCCCGGTGATGCTCTTCAACATTCGCCGGATGCAGAAGGAGAACCGCCGATGA
- a CDS encoding ABC transporter substrate-binding protein, producing MRTTLNGRKAFGAGARSAGRGSHRAAVAAVVVGAVVLTGCGGDSDDTEDGGGEAKKPAATVELPKLDGEKIQVAAVWTGPEQANFTKVLDEFEKRTGATVTFVPAQDPIVNFLGTKIAGGSPPDVAMLPQVGAITQAVEKKWAKPVGAEAKAQLTKNYSKGWQDLGAVDGEQYGVYYKAANKSLVWYNNTAFENAGAAEPKTWKDFLTTADTISASGVTPVSVGGADGWTLTDWFENIYLSQAGPEKYDQLAKHEIKWTDPSVATALTTLAELWGKPALIAGGADGALQTEFPASVTQTFTGGDAPKAGMVFAADFAGVNVAEAGAKVGTDAKVFPFPAVGADSPVVTGGDAAVALTDSKGAQALLTFLASTDAAQIQAEAGGFISPNKALDGKAYPNDVQRDIAKALIDAGDDFRFDMSDQMPQSFGGTPGKGEWKALQDFLKNPKDVKGAQQQLESDAAKAFKS from the coding sequence ATGCGTACAACTCTTAATGGCCGCAAGGCGTTTGGAGCCGGAGCACGCTCAGCAGGCCGAGGTTCGCACAGAGCGGCGGTGGCGGCCGTCGTCGTCGGCGCCGTGGTGCTCACCGGCTGCGGTGGCGACTCCGATGACACGGAGGACGGTGGCGGCGAGGCCAAGAAGCCCGCGGCCACGGTCGAACTGCCCAAGTTGGACGGCGAGAAGATCCAGGTCGCCGCGGTGTGGACCGGCCCGGAGCAGGCCAACTTCACCAAGGTCCTGGACGAGTTCGAGAAGCGGACCGGTGCGACGGTCACGTTCGTCCCCGCGCAGGACCCGATCGTCAACTTCCTCGGTACGAAGATCGCGGGCGGCAGCCCGCCGGACGTCGCGATGCTCCCGCAGGTCGGCGCGATCACGCAGGCCGTGGAGAAGAAGTGGGCCAAACCCGTCGGCGCCGAGGCGAAGGCGCAGCTGACGAAGAACTACAGCAAGGGCTGGCAGGATCTCGGCGCGGTCGACGGCGAGCAGTACGGCGTGTACTACAAGGCCGCCAACAAGTCGCTGGTCTGGTACAACAACACGGCCTTCGAGAACGCGGGCGCGGCCGAGCCCAAGACGTGGAAGGACTTCCTGACGACCGCCGACACGATCTCGGCGTCGGGTGTCACCCCGGTCTCCGTCGGCGGCGCCGACGGCTGGACGCTCACCGACTGGTTCGAGAACATCTACCTGTCGCAGGCCGGCCCGGAGAAGTACGACCAGTTGGCCAAGCACGAGATCAAGTGGACCGACCCGTCGGTGGCCACCGCGCTCACGACGCTCGCCGAGCTGTGGGGCAAGCCCGCCCTGATCGCCGGCGGCGCGGACGGCGCGCTCCAGACCGAGTTCCCCGCCTCCGTCACCCAGACCTTCACCGGCGGTGACGCGCCGAAGGCGGGCATGGTCTTCGCCGCCGACTTCGCCGGGGTGAACGTGGCCGAGGCAGGTGCCAAGGTCGGTACGGACGCGAAGGTCTTCCCGTTCCCGGCGGTGGGCGCCGACTCCCCGGTGGTGACCGGTGGCGACGCGGCCGTGGCCCTCACGGACAGCAAGGGCGCCCAGGCGCTGCTGACCTTCCTGGCGTCCACGGACGCCGCCCAGATCCAGGCGGAGGCCGGCGGCTTCATCTCGCCGAACAAGGCCCTGGACGGCAAGGCGTACCCGAACGACGTGCAGCGTGACATCGCCAAGGCGCTCATCGACGCCGGTGACGACTTCCGCTTCGACATGTCGGACCAGATGCCGCAGTCGTTCGGCGGTACGCCCGGCAAGGGCGAGTGGAAGGCCCTCCAGGACTTCCTGAAGAACCCGAAGGACGTCAAGGGCGCCCAGCAGCAGCTGGAGTCGGACGCCGCCAAGGCCTTCAAGAGCTGA
- a CDS encoding RNA-guided endonuclease InsQ/TnpB family protein, translated as MATPEEAGDVGLARWTFRVRVSSTARTALMAEWDRCRWVWNECCAKSKQTHLWNKQRPEGVGRRTCGPARLDKILTDARAGNTWLREGSSVVQQQIIRDFGKSRAKAQKDIKARLPMRRRAGMPRYKKKREARPSLNYTRRGFRLRDGKLHLAGGIALSVVWSRDLPADPSSVRIYQDSLGHWYASFVMPAEVEPLPAAGAVIGIDWGVKETATTTSDTYDLPHAEHGRKAAAKLSGYQRMMARRKPARGQAGSKGYRRAKKLTAKLHKKVARQRQDTGRKWAKSVVRDHDAVAVEDFRPKFLAKSTMARKAADAAIGATKTALVEMGRKHGRAVHLVHPAYTTMDCARCGARTKHALPLSIRTYTCTACGAVSPRDKNSAHVMLVRAGLNPAGADRGRPGGAQPPLAA; from the coding sequence ATGGCCACACCGGAGGAAGCGGGAGATGTCGGGCTTGCCCGGTGGACTTTCCGTGTCCGGGTCTCGTCCACTGCGCGCACTGCCCTTATGGCGGAGTGGGACCGTTGCCGGTGGGTGTGGAACGAGTGCTGCGCCAAGTCCAAGCAGACCCACCTGTGGAACAAGCAACGGCCCGAAGGTGTCGGCAGGCGCACGTGCGGTCCGGCGCGACTCGACAAGATACTGACCGACGCCCGCGCCGGGAACACCTGGCTGCGTGAGGGCAGTTCGGTGGTGCAGCAGCAGATCATCCGGGATTTCGGGAAGTCCCGTGCCAAGGCGCAGAAGGACATCAAGGCACGGTTGCCCATGCGCCGGCGGGCCGGGATGCCGAGGTACAAGAAGAAGCGCGAAGCCCGGCCGAGTCTGAACTACACGAGGCGCGGTTTCCGGTTGAGGGACGGGAAGCTGCACCTCGCGGGCGGGATCGCACTGAGCGTGGTGTGGTCGCGGGACCTGCCTGCCGACCCGTCCAGTGTGCGGATCTACCAGGACAGCCTTGGGCACTGGTACGCGAGCTTCGTCATGCCCGCCGAAGTCGAGCCGCTACCGGCAGCGGGTGCCGTGATCGGTATCGACTGGGGCGTGAAGGAGACCGCGACCACCACCAGCGACACCTACGACCTCCCGCACGCCGAGCACGGCAGGAAGGCCGCCGCCAAGCTGTCCGGATACCAGCGGATGATGGCCCGCCGGAAACCGGCGCGCGGGCAGGCCGGCTCGAAGGGGTACCGCCGGGCGAAGAAGCTGACGGCGAAGCTGCACAAGAAGGTCGCCCGGCAACGGCAGGACACCGGCCGCAAGTGGGCCAAGTCCGTGGTCCGCGACCACGATGCCGTCGCGGTGGAGGACTTCCGCCCGAAGTTCCTCGCGAAGTCGACCATGGCCCGCAAGGCGGCCGACGCGGCGATCGGCGCGACGAAGACGGCCTTGGTCGAGATGGGCCGCAAGCACGGACGCGCTGTGCACCTGGTGCACCCCGCGTACACCACGATGGACTGCGCACGGTGCGGAGCGAGAACCAAGCACGCACTTCCTCTTTCGATACGTACCTATACCTGCACCGCGTGCGGCGCCGTGTCCCCCAGGGACAAGAACTCCGCACACGTGATGCTGGTCCGGGCTGGTCTCAACCCGGCTGGTGCCGATCGCGGAAGACCAGGCGGGGCGCAGCCCCCTCTGGCAGCGTGA
- a CDS encoding FHA domain-containing protein, producing MQIRLTVLAPRSGHPAGRACDVLVTAPAGTALAAVASGLATAVAGPDLSGPVVLYAGRERLDTQRRTLGEPPLVDGAVLWLQVPGEDDAPADEVPAQLHVVAGPDAGGVHLLHGGQVRIGRSADADVPLDDPDVSRLHCAVTVTDDGHVTVADLHSTNGTTLEGVRVGSVPVPLPAGALLRLGESALRLTPGGRTPTLAATPDGEGHLRVARGSVTEAGSGAASGTPSGDTTTGTGSYGGARPGPDSASYGAGGGPGGRTVQAYTHGGHGGPAATPRVPEPRTPRSDADTRYGDALYVPVPGAGRRPAHDRAESDEIHGAADDDGPQGHSRTPGSRRQGTPTRGTELPDGPGRRRGGIGAWARRLAGTRDEEFPEDDVPAATGSAPRTRGHAPLDDTWPDPASVLMTALGPGPRLWERGPDHPESLVLRLGTTERTSPDGSGPLPSVPVTVSLREAGSLGLAGPRERLTGLARSAVAQLAALHSPADLEIVLVSSDRTRSVEQRKREWGWLGWLPHVRPAHGQDCRLLLAYDRDQATARLGELTRRLDDGPLGRAWASADSRSIAEAAGRYEGPATLLVVDGDPGSSALRETAARLAGAGSVAGVHVICLAETPAASPVSPVAATYETACAASVAFRECGAVALLSGDVATALRLLRTAVGQPAGQGSVATVDAVSPAWADRFGRALAPLRTEAGSAAASGRSRQAAELPRSARLLDELGLARATPASLMARWASAAGSTTVLGTGPHGPVTVDLVEEGPHLLIEGPPGSGRTELLRAIAASLAAGGRPDRLGLLLVDGAGGERGEGLGACTELPHVTEHLVASDPVRMREFAQALGAELKRRAEVLGRLDFAEWHNRREVAERMVGQRAPSPAEQRGSRRERADQQVAGPGAPSGGAQGVPVAGQPEQPQAGTGRTGAGIGTGAGVTPDGGTLRLRQTSARTRGEPGPGPVLPRLIVLVDDYDALVAPALGSPGRPAAGSVVRALEAVARDGERLGVHLVATSARPERTSETELAGRTRLRVVLDTPPASPGPDDPLPGRGRLGHPDGRVTPFQGGRVTGRIPRTATQRPTVVPLEWERMGDPPTRRPVRELGNGPTDLALLASALERAARSVSAVPVSPLGRV from the coding sequence ATGCAGATCCGGCTGACCGTCCTCGCGCCGCGCAGCGGCCACCCCGCGGGGCGCGCGTGCGACGTGCTCGTCACCGCACCGGCGGGGACGGCTCTCGCGGCCGTCGCCTCCGGTCTGGCCACGGCTGTCGCCGGCCCCGACCTCTCGGGCCCCGTCGTGCTGTACGCGGGGCGGGAGCGGCTGGACACCCAGCGCCGCACCCTGGGCGAGCCGCCGCTGGTGGACGGCGCCGTGCTCTGGCTCCAGGTCCCCGGCGAGGACGACGCGCCCGCCGACGAGGTCCCGGCCCAGCTCCATGTGGTGGCGGGTCCGGACGCGGGCGGCGTACATCTGCTGCACGGCGGCCAGGTCAGGATCGGCCGTTCGGCGGACGCCGACGTACCGCTCGACGATCCGGACGTCTCGCGGCTGCACTGCGCGGTGACGGTCACCGACGACGGCCATGTCACGGTGGCGGACCTGCATTCCACGAACGGCACGACGCTCGAAGGCGTACGGGTCGGGTCCGTGCCCGTACCGCTCCCGGCGGGTGCCCTGCTGCGGCTGGGCGAGTCAGCGCTGCGGCTCACCCCGGGCGGCCGGACGCCGACGCTGGCGGCCACGCCGGACGGCGAGGGGCATCTGCGGGTCGCCCGCGGAAGCGTGACCGAAGCGGGAAGCGGCGCGGCAAGCGGTACGCCGAGCGGCGACACGACCACGGGAACGGGGTCGTACGGAGGCGCGCGGCCCGGCCCGGACTCCGCGTCGTACGGAGCGGGCGGCGGCCCCGGAGGGCGGACGGTCCAGGCGTACACCCACGGCGGACACGGCGGCCCCGCAGCCACGCCCCGCGTGCCCGAGCCGCGCACCCCCCGCTCGGACGCCGACACCCGCTACGGCGACGCCCTGTACGTGCCGGTGCCCGGCGCCGGCCGCCGTCCCGCGCACGACCGGGCCGAGAGTGACGAGATTCACGGCGCCGCCGACGACGACGGCCCGCAGGGACACAGCCGTACGCCCGGCTCCCGCCGGCAGGGCACACCCACGCGCGGCACGGAGCTGCCCGATGGACCCGGCAGACGACGCGGCGGGATAGGCGCCTGGGCGAGGCGGCTGGCCGGCACCCGCGACGAGGAGTTCCCCGAGGACGACGTCCCGGCGGCCACCGGCTCCGCCCCCCGCACCAGGGGCCACGCGCCCCTCGACGACACCTGGCCCGACCCCGCCTCCGTACTGATGACGGCGCTGGGCCCCGGCCCCCGGCTCTGGGAGCGCGGCCCGGACCACCCCGAATCGCTCGTCCTGCGCCTCGGTACGACGGAGCGCACCTCGCCCGACGGATCCGGTCCGCTGCCCTCGGTCCCGGTGACCGTGAGCCTGCGCGAGGCCGGCTCGCTCGGTCTCGCGGGCCCCAGGGAGCGGCTGACCGGCCTCGCCAGGTCCGCCGTGGCGCAGCTCGCCGCGCTGCACTCCCCCGCCGATCTGGAGATCGTGCTGGTCAGCTCGGACCGGACGAGAAGTGTGGAGCAGCGCAAACGGGAGTGGGGCTGGCTCGGCTGGCTGCCGCATGTCCGGCCGGCCCACGGCCAGGACTGCCGGCTGCTCCTGGCCTACGACCGGGACCAGGCCACCGCGCGGCTGGGAGAGCTGACCCGCCGGCTGGACGACGGGCCGCTCGGCAGGGCGTGGGCGTCGGCCGACAGCAGATCGATCGCGGAGGCCGCCGGGCGGTACGAGGGACCGGCGACGCTGCTGGTCGTGGACGGCGATCCCGGTTCGTCGGCCCTGCGCGAGACCGCCGCGCGGCTGGCCGGCGCCGGCTCCGTGGCCGGTGTCCATGTGATCTGTCTCGCCGAGACCCCGGCGGCCTCGCCCGTCTCCCCGGTCGCCGCGACGTACGAGACGGCGTGCGCGGCCTCGGTGGCCTTCCGTGAGTGCGGGGCCGTGGCCCTGCTGAGCGGCGACGTCGCGACGGCCCTGCGGCTGCTCCGTACGGCGGTGGGACAGCCCGCCGGGCAGGGCTCGGTCGCGACGGTGGACGCGGTGTCCCCGGCCTGGGCGGACCGCTTCGGCCGGGCGCTGGCCCCTCTCCGTACGGAAGCGGGCAGCGCCGCCGCGTCGGGCCGCAGCCGGCAGGCCGCCGAACTGCCCCGCTCGGCCAGGCTGCTGGACGAGCTGGGGCTGGCGCGGGCGACGCCCGCGTCGCTGATGGCCCGCTGGGCGTCGGCGGCCGGGAGCACCACGGTGCTCGGTACGGGGCCGCACGGCCCGGTGACCGTGGATCTCGTGGAGGAGGGCCCGCATCTGCTGATCGAGGGCCCTCCGGGCAGTGGCCGTACGGAACTGCTGCGCGCGATCGCGGCCTCGCTGGCGGCGGGCGGCCGGCCGGACAGGCTCGGTCTGCTTCTGGTGGACGGCGCGGGCGGCGAGCGCGGCGAAGGGCTGGGGGCCTGTACGGAACTGCCGCATGTGACCGAGCACTTGGTGGCGTCCGACCCCGTCAGGATGCGGGAGTTCGCGCAGGCCCTGGGGGCGGAGCTGAAGCGGCGCGCCGAGGTGCTGGGGCGGCTGGACTTCGCCGAGTGGCACAACAGACGTGAGGTCGCGGAGCGGATGGTGGGGCAGCGCGCGCCGAGCCCGGCCGAGCAGCGCGGTTCGCGGCGTGAGCGCGCCGATCAGCAGGTGGCCGGACCCGGGGCGCCCTCCGGAGGCGCGCAGGGTGTGCCGGTCGCTGGTCAACCGGAGCAGCCGCAGGCGGGCACCGGGCGCACAGGAGCAGGCATAGGCACCGGCGCGGGCGTCACCCCGGACGGCGGCACCCTGCGGCTGCGCCAGACCTCCGCCCGTACGCGCGGCGAGCCCGGCCCCGGCCCCGTCCTCCCCCGGCTCATCGTCCTCGTCGACGACTACGACGCCCTGGTCGCGCCCGCGCTGGGCAGTCCGGGCCGCCCGGCGGCCGGTTCGGTCGTACGGGCCCTGGAGGCGGTGGCCCGGGACGGCGAGCGCCTCGGCGTCCATCTGGTCGCCACATCCGCACGCCCCGAACGAACGTCGGAAACGGAGCTGGCGGGCCGGACGCGCCTACGGGTGGTTCTGGACACACCACCGGCCTCCCCCGGCCCGGACGATCCGCTGCCCGGCCGCGGCAGGCTCGGTCATCCGGACGGCCGGGTGACACCGTTCCAGGGCGGCCGGGTGACCGGCCGGATCCCCCGTACGGCGACACAGCGCCCCACGGTGGTCCCGCTGGAGTGGGAGCGCATGGGCGACCCCCCGACCCGCCGCCCCGTACGCGAACTGGGCAACGGCCCAACGGACCTGGCCCTGCTGGCAAGCGCCCTGGAAAGAGCGGCCCGCTCGGTCTCGGCGGTGCCGGTGAGCCCTCTGGGCCGGGTCTGA